One genomic segment of uncultured Desulfobacter sp. includes these proteins:
- a CDS encoding thiolase family protein: MRDAYIIQSVRTPGCKQNKGLFSQTRPEELISFIMKKAVERTANLKPEDIDDVMLGCAFPEAEQGLNLGRIAAKMAGFPDEVSGATVNRFCASGLEAIALASVRVSAGWSEICVGAGCESMTFVPLGGNAPRPHPEYSKTNPEMYVSMGITAENVAERYNVSREYQDLFACQSQAKALAARDGGKFTEIIPTPAYKYIVQPDGTYKKESFIVEHDDGIRASTPEGLAKLGAVFKVNGSVTAGNASQTTDGAAASIVASREKCEELGLTPIARLVGYTTVGCKADEMGVGPKYAIPKVLKQVGMTIDDIEIYEINEAFASQAIHCIRELGLEKYMDKINIHGGAIALGHPLGCTGAKLTATCIANLKEVGGKYGVVSMCVGGGMGAAAVFEKL, translated from the coding sequence ATGAGAGACGCATATATTATACAATCCGTAAGGACCCCGGGCTGCAAGCAAAATAAAGGGTTATTCAGCCAGACCCGGCCCGAAGAACTGATTTCTTTTATTATGAAGAAAGCGGTTGAACGAACCGCCAACCTGAAACCCGAAGACATTGACGATGTCATGTTGGGCTGCGCTTTCCCCGAAGCGGAACAGGGCCTTAACCTGGGCCGGATCGCCGCTAAAATGGCAGGTTTTCCGGACGAGGTTTCCGGCGCCACAGTTAACCGGTTCTGCGCGTCCGGTCTTGAAGCCATTGCCCTGGCTTCTGTGCGGGTGTCTGCGGGCTGGTCGGAAATCTGCGTGGGTGCAGGCTGCGAGTCCATGACTTTTGTACCCTTGGGCGGCAACGCCCCCCGGCCCCATCCCGAATATTCAAAAACCAATCCTGAAATGTACGTATCCATGGGGATTACCGCTGAAAACGTGGCCGAACGGTACAACGTCTCCCGGGAATACCAGGACCTGTTTGCCTGCCAGTCCCAGGCAAAGGCCCTGGCAGCCAGAGACGGCGGAAAATTCACTGAAATTATCCCTACCCCGGCCTACAAATATATTGTGCAGCCTGACGGGACTTATAAAAAAGAGTCCTTTATTGTTGAACATGATGACGGTATCCGGGCCTCCACACCGGAGGGACTGGCAAAGCTTGGAGCGGTGTTCAAAGTGAACGGTTCCGTTACTGCCGGCAACGCTTCCCAGACCACGGACGGGGCAGCGGCCAGTATCGTCGCGTCCAGGGAAAAGTGTGAGGAACTTGGCCTGACCCCCATTGCCAGACTGGTTGGGTATACCACTGTGGGCTGCAAGGCAGATGAAATGGGCGTAGGCCCCAAATATGCCATCCCCAAAGTGCTTAAACAAGTGGGAATGACCATTGACGACATCGAAATTTATGAAATCAATGAAGCCTTTGCCTCCCAGGCCATCCACTGCATCCGGGAACTCGGCCTTGAAAAATACATGGATAAAATCAACATTCACGGCGGCGCCATTGCCCTGGGCCATCCTTTAGGATGCACCGGTGCCAAACTGACAGCCACATGCATTGCCAACCTTAAAGAAGTCGGCGGCAAATATGGGGTCGTGTCCATGTGTGTCGGCGGCGGCATGGGTGCCGCAGCAGTATTTGAAAAACTTTGA
- a CDS encoding MoaD/ThiS family protein codes for MIEINIDLFTTLYRYYPKGSGSLKVEKGTTAGGLIRNLGIPDGSVSLIFVNGKRVMPERKLEGNDQVGLFPLVAGG; via the coding sequence ATGATTGAAATTAATATAGACCTGTTCACCACCCTTTATAGATACTATCCAAAGGGCTCGGGTTCCCTTAAGGTGGAAAAGGGCACGACTGCGGGGGGCCTGATTCGCAACCTGGGCATCCCTGATGGGTCTGTCAGCCTGATTTTTGTCAATGGTAAACGAGTTATGCCTGAACGAAAACTTGAGGGAAATGATCAGGTTGGGCTTTTTCCGTTGGTTGCGGGGGGATGA